In the Thermodesulfovibrionales bacterium genome, AGAGCCATCCCAGAAGAGTCGGCGAAACAGCGTCGCCCTGTTTGATCGCGAGTATGCCTACGCCCTTTTTGAACGACATCATTTTCCCGTCAAACGAACGCCCACCCTCCGGGAATATGCAAAGGATTCGTCTGTTTCTCAAGACATAGGAAGAGAGTCTCAGGGCGTTGCCAAGGAAAGTTCCCGGATCGATTGGGATTGCGTGTGCAAGCCGCCCTAAAAGGGAAAGGCCCCATCCGGTGAAGTATGTCTGGAAGCCCTGGAAGAAGAATATCTTGAAGATCCCCCGGGGAATAGATGAGACAATAGCAAATCCGTCAAGGTTGCTTACATGGTTGGGAGCGATAATAAACGGGGGCTCAGGGAGGTTCTCGACCCCATTGACGCGGAGACCGAAGAAAATCTTGAAGATAACTCTTGCGATTGAAAGAAGTACCGCAACTACCGCCCGTTCAAGAGCTCCCTGCTTAAAACCGATCCGTCTCTTGTCCTTTTCGGTAATCTCTCCTGAGAAGAGGTCCTCTGCCGGAGGTTTTTCGCCCTCCTCAATCCCTTTCGCCCTTAAATCTTTGATCTTCCGGACAAGTTCGTCCACACTCTGAACGTCGATTGCGAATGCCTCGGGCAGCTTCATGGAAAAAGCCTTCTCCATCGACACGACGAGTTCTATCTTTTGCAGGGAGTCAAGGCCGAGGTCGAGTTCGAGATTATCGGACCCGCGAACGGGAACCGGCTCCTTCAGTAGTGGCATAACGCACGTCACGATTATCTTGCCGACATCGTCGCTCATTAAAATCTTATCTTCCTCTCTCTTTTCCGACGCCTGCCCTTCCTTTCGTTTCAAGAGATCTTTGATCATGTGCCGCTTCAATTTTCCGAGAGAGTTCTCGGCAGCGGATCATGGCTGATGGTAAAGCCCTTCAGTCTCATATAGGGAGGAAGCTTCGCCGAAACCTTATTTATGTCCCATCTTAGGGAATCATCTATATTGCCTATCCGTTCTTTTCGCGCATAATCGAAGTTCGGGACAATGAAGGCATGCAGAGATTCCACCGATCCTCTCTCTTCAACGCCGGTAACACATATCTCTTTGATGAGAGGGACCTTAAGATATTCCTTCTCCGTGTCCTCGGGGTAGACCTTCTTTCCCGAGCTTAAGACGATCACCTCCTTCACCCGCCCTGTAATAAAGAGATAGTTGTCTTTGTCCACGTATCCTCGATCGGATTGAAGGTCACGACCGGCGATGTCTCGGTAAGACCGTAACCCTCGAGGATCGTAAATCCGAGGGCCTCCAAATCCTCCATCACCAGGGGATCGAGGCGCGCTCCGCCGCTTGCAAAAAACCTGAATCTCCCGCCGAACGCCCTGTGGGCTGACCCGAAAATCAGCTTTCCCACGTTTATGCCTATCGTCTTCCTCAGTCCGCCGCTTACTCTGAGAAGACCCAGAAGGAATTTGGACAGCACCGCGGGTACCTCTTGAAACTTTCTCAAGAAACCGTTTCTTATCAGCCCCCGCGAAACGGTCTTTTCTCAACACAGAACAGCGCATAGCTCTTTCGAGGACTTCACCGACAACCCTCGTGGTTCAATTTCTCGCAAACTTCTCTGAGATGGCTTGTTCACCTAAAGGACAGTGAACAAATACTGATATGGCACCTAATTACTAAGGGTCTCAGAATAGTCTGCACATTCTTGGCCGTCATTCCCGCGAAGGCGAGAATCCACTTTGAACAGAATGGATGCCCGACTAAGGCTCTCGGGCATGACCAATAATAGGGAGCACATCTGTAAATATTATTTTGAGACTGTTAATAACTTAACAGGCTAAGAATTGACATACTTTAAAGTTGCCGTTACTATTTGAACAGGAACTGGGCTGCTTGCAGAAACACCGCCGGAATCGATCAAGAAGGAGGAGAACATGACGAAAAGATTAAGAGCAACCTTCATCATCGCTTGCCACTCAATTTTAGCAATTTCACTGATGGCGTGTTCGGCTGATACTCACAAGCAAGCGAACAGTTATCCTGTTCCGGTTATAGTGGGCAAAGTCCAAAAAGTGCAGGAGCGCGAAACGGTATTCGTAAGCGGGACGGTCTCCACCCCAGACTCACCGGCAGAAGTATCATTTCTCGTTTCAGGCAAAGTTATCTTCGTCGGGCCGCGAGAAGGTGACTATGTCAAAAGGGGGCAGAGACTTGCATCTATCGATCCGATAGATTACCAGCTGGCGCTAACAACAGCCACGAAGCAAGCCGACATGGCCCGAATAGCGTTCGAACGCGCCGAAGATGAGCATCGACGGATGAAAATGCTGTTCGACTCAAAGAGCCTGGCTCCGAACGATTATGAAAAATACAAGGCCACATATGAATCAGACAGACAACAGTACGAGCAGGCCATAGCTCAAGAAAAAATATCCCGGAAACGTCTTACCGATGCAGAGCTCCACTCGCCGGTAAATGGATTTATTTCAAAGCGGTCCATCGAACCTGGGGAAACGGCAAGCCCAGGCCGGCCGGTCTTTGAAATCGTCGAACTGGACACAGTGGAGGCGAACGTCGGCGTACCGGAAACGGATATACACCTTGTGAAAATAGGGCAAAAGGTGTTTATCACGATTCCTGCTTTTCCGAAACAAGCTTTCGAGGGCACCGTTCGCATCATCAATGTCTCAGCCGATCCGGGCACGAGGACCTATATGACCCGCATCAGGGTGCCCAACCCTGGGCACGTGATAAGAATCGGGATGGTGGCGGAGGCGAAGATTGTAGGCGACCAGAAGATATCGATGATGACCCTACCGGGTGAAGCAATCGTCCGCGACGATCAGGGAGCGACGATGGTATTCATTTACTTTCCCAAGCAGCAGCGCGTCTATAGTAAGAGGGTGAAGATAGGCAGATTTCGCGGCACCGAAGTGGAGATTAAAGAAGGTCTCTCAGGAGACGAATCGATCGTTATTGCGGGTCAGGATCATCTCCTTGACGGGATGTCTGTTACGATAGCA is a window encoding:
- a CDS encoding 1-acyl-sn-glycerol-3-phosphate acyltransferase translates to MIKDLLKRKEGQASEKREEDKILMSDDVGKIIVTCVMPLLKEPVPVRGSDNLELDLGLDSLQKIELVVSMEKAFSMKLPEAFAIDVQSVDELVRKIKDLRAKGIEEGEKPPAEDLFSGEITEKDKRRIGFKQGALERAVVAVLLSIARVIFKIFFGLRVNGVENLPEPPFIIAPNHVSNLDGFAIVSSIPRGIFKIFFFQGFQTYFTGWGLSLLGRLAHAIPIDPGTFLGNALRLSSYVLRNRRILCIFPEGGRSFDGKMMSFKKGVGILAIKQGDAVSPTLLGWLSDLWGLRRALLVTPLAILIAALLCFLCMRFIERDTESVRA
- a CDS encoding AMP-binding protein, whose protein sequence is MLSKFLLGLLRVSGGLRKTIGINVGKLIFGSAHRAFGGRFRFFASGGARLDPLVMEDLEALGFTILEGYGLTETSPVVTFNPIEDTWTKTTISLLQGG
- a CDS encoding efflux RND transporter periplasmic adaptor subunit — translated: MTKRLRATFIIACHSILAISLMACSADTHKQANSYPVPVIVGKVQKVQERETVFVSGTVSTPDSPAEVSFLVSGKVIFVGPREGDYVKRGQRLASIDPIDYQLALTTATKQADMARIAFERAEDEHRRMKMLFDSKSLAPNDYEKYKATYESDRQQYEQAIAQEKISRKRLTDAELHSPVNGFISKRSIEPGETASPGRPVFEIVELDTVEANVGVPETDIHLVKIGQKVFITIPAFPKQAFEGTVRIINVSADPGTRTYMTRIRVPNPGHVIRIGMVAEAKIVGDQKISMMTLPGEAIVRDDQGATMVFIYFPKQQRVYSKRVKIGRFRGTEVEIKEGLSGDESIVIAGQDHLLDGMSVTIAPPSSEKASDKQRESAQ